A region of Planktomarina temperata RCA23 DNA encodes the following proteins:
- a CDS encoding Gfo/Idh/MocA family protein, with translation MGKIGIGVIGGGYMGKAHSVAFAAVASVFDTALRPELISICASSPESAERYRKAYGFEKATHDWRELVADPAVEAVVIASPQATHHDIAIAAFALGKPVLCEKPLGVSLEQSRAMVAAAAAAGVVNMVGFNYIRTPASQQIRKFVAEGRIGQITWFRGEMTEDFFADPEIGGWRAQGDANGTMGDLAPHMINAARALMGPIERLCASVETVHKIRAGTPVTNDDHAQMMCQFASGAQGHLYFSRVATGRKMGYAYEIHGTKGHIRFDQEDQNAFWLYTTEGPEEERGFRKILTGPAHPDYLPFCQGPGHGTGYQDQIIIEAKDFLTAIAGNRSIWPTFEEGMEVNRIVTAALSSSAKQAWVNVADY, from the coding sequence ATGGGTAAAATAGGCATCGGAGTTATCGGTGGCGGATATATGGGAAAAGCCCATTCCGTTGCCTTTGCAGCAGTTGCAAGTGTCTTTGACACGGCCTTACGCCCAGAGCTTATCTCAATCTGTGCCAGCAGCCCCGAAAGCGCAGAGCGCTATCGCAAGGCCTATGGTTTTGAAAAGGCCACCCATGACTGGCGCGAATTGGTGGCCGATCCCGCCGTTGAAGCTGTTGTCATCGCCTCACCACAAGCGACCCATCATGACATTGCCATTGCGGCCTTCGCTTTGGGAAAGCCGGTTTTATGTGAAAAGCCATTGGGTGTGTCTTTGGAGCAAAGCCGCGCCATGGTGGCGGCCGCCGCGGCGGCCGGCGTGGTCAATATGGTGGGGTTCAACTACATCCGAACCCCGGCCAGCCAGCAAATCCGCAAGTTTGTGGCTGAGGGTCGCATTGGCCAGATCACCTGGTTTCGCGGCGAGATGACCGAAGATTTCTTTGCAGATCCCGAGATTGGCGGTTGGCGCGCCCAGGGGGACGCCAATGGCACGATGGGCGATTTGGCCCCACATATGATCAATGCAGCGCGCGCCTTAATGGGGCCCATTGAGCGCTTGTGCGCCTCGGTGGAGACCGTCCACAAGATCCGCGCCGGCACGCCGGTCACTAATGACGATCACGCGCAAATGATGTGCCAATTTGCCAGTGGTGCGCAGGGGCATTTGTATTTCAGCCGTGTCGCGACTGGGCGAAAAATGGGCTATGCCTATGAAATTCATGGCACAAAAGGCCATATTCGCTTTGATCAAGAAGATCAAAACGCCTTTTGGCTCTATACCACCGAAGGCCCCGAAGAAGAGCGCGGCTTTCGCAAAATCCTAACCGGTCCGGCCCATCCAGACTATCTGCCCTTCTGCCAGGGGCCTGGCCATGGCACGGGCTACCAGGACCAAATCATCATTGAGGCCAAGGATTTTCTGACCGCAATCGCAGGGAACCGCTCGATATGGCCAACCTTCGAAGAGGGTATGGAAGTCAATCGCATCGTCACCGCCGCCCTCTCCTCCAGCGCCAAACAGGCCTGGGTGAACGTGGCGGATTATTAA
- a CDS encoding Gfo/Idh/MocA family protein — protein sequence MRKLQWGMIGGGEGSQIGPAHRLGAGLDGLFEFTAGALDHRPEEGIGYGRSLGLGDRAYGSWQDMLAGEKAQDNPIDLVTVATPNSTHFEITKAFLEGGFHVLCEKPMTMTVEEGEEIVKIARTTGKICAVNYGYSGYSLVRHMKAMIARGDLGKIRLVNAEFAHGHHADAADAENPRVRWRYDPAQAGVSAQFADCGIHALHMASFVTGQDVTKLSADTVSCIDVRVLEDDAMVNFRMDGGAVGRLWTSSIAIGRQHGLGIQVFGEKGGLRWSQEHPNQLYYMPLGERLQIIERGEANLSPEADRTSRVTIGHAEGMPLAFANIYADLAEAIRARKENRSIDPAADLYPRAEDGLRSMAAVFAVAQSGKEDGLWCDARPPMFR from the coding sequence ATGAGAAAACTACAATGGGGCATGATTGGCGGCGGTGAAGGCAGCCAAATCGGGCCAGCTCATCGTTTGGGTGCGGGGCTCGACGGGTTGTTTGAATTCACGGCAGGTGCCTTGGATCATAGGCCCGAAGAAGGTATCGGCTATGGCCGCAGCCTTGGACTGGGCGATCGCGCCTATGGCAGTTGGCAAGATATGCTGGCCGGCGAAAAAGCACAGGACAACCCGATTGATCTTGTCACTGTCGCCACTCCCAACTCTACGCATTTTGAGATCACCAAAGCCTTTCTCGAGGGCGGGTTTCACGTCCTTTGCGAGAAACCCATGACGATGACCGTCGAAGAAGGCGAAGAGATTGTCAAAATCGCGCGGACGACAGGGAAGATCTGCGCGGTGAATTATGGCTATTCGGGCTATTCGCTCGTGCGCCACATGAAAGCGATGATTGCCCGCGGCGATCTGGGGAAAATTCGTCTGGTCAATGCTGAATTTGCCCATGGTCACCACGCAGATGCCGCTGATGCGGAGAATCCGCGGGTGCGCTGGCGCTACGATCCGGCGCAGGCGGGTGTCTCGGCGCAATTTGCCGACTGCGGCATCCATGCGCTGCATATGGCCTCTTTCGTCACAGGTCAGGATGTCACCAAATTAAGTGCCGATACGGTCTCTTGTATAGATGTCCGCGTCTTGGAAGATGACGCGATGGTCAATTTTCGCATGGATGGCGGCGCAGTGGGGCGTCTTTGGACCTCCTCCATCGCAATTGGGCGCCAGCATGGTCTGGGCATTCAAGTTTTTGGTGAAAAGGGCGGATTGCGTTGGTCGCAAGAACACCCCAATCAGCTTTACTATATGCCGTTGGGTGAAAGGTTGCAGATTATTGAGCGCGGCGAGGCCAATCTCTCACCCGAAGCCGACCGCACCAGCCGCGTGACCATTGGACATGCGGAGGGCATGCCGCTGGCCTTTGCCAATATCTATGCCGACCTCGCCGAAGCTATTCGAGCCCGCAAAGAGAACCGCAGCATTGATCCGGCAGCAGATCTCTATCCCCGGGCCGAAGATGGGCTCCGCTCAATGGCCGCGGTTTTCGCTGTTGCGCAATCAGGCAAGGAAGATGGCCTCTGGTGTGACGCGCGCCCGCCGATGTTTAGATAA
- a CDS encoding ATP-binding cassette domain-containing protein, whose product MSEEFVLKTVDLTKHYGGVHALEGANFELRKGEHVAIMGDNGAGKSTFVRQITGVEQRTRGTVIFDGKEVSFAGPIEAREFGIETVFQTLALADHLDVPDNLFLGREKTKWDWLGPFRLLDYKAMRQDTLAALEKTGVKIPNIHNTIEKMSGGQRQCVAIARTASFHSKLTIMDEPTAALGVQETEQVENIIRQLKAQGEPLILVSHNMRQVFDLADRIVVFRRGRICANLDIKSGDYTGEDVVSYITGAKTGAEYEGAA is encoded by the coding sequence ATGAGCGAAGAATTTGTTCTAAAGACGGTAGACCTGACCAAACACTACGGCGGGGTCCATGCTCTGGAAGGCGCGAATTTTGAACTGCGCAAAGGCGAACATGTCGCCATCATGGGGGACAACGGGGCTGGGAAATCCACCTTCGTTCGTCAGATCACCGGGGTGGAGCAGCGCACACGCGGCACCGTTATCTTTGATGGCAAAGAAGTGTCTTTTGCCGGCCCGATTGAAGCGCGGGAATTTGGAATTGAAACCGTGTTCCAAACCCTGGCTTTGGCCGATCATCTGGATGTGCCCGACAATCTCTTTTTGGGGCGAGAGAAAACAAAATGGGATTGGCTCGGTCCGTTCCGGCTTCTCGACTATAAGGCGATGCGGCAAGACACCTTAGCGGCCCTGGAAAAAACCGGGGTGAAAATTCCGAATATTCACAACACCATTGAGAAAATGTCCGGCGGGCAAAGACAATGTGTGGCGATTGCCCGCACGGCCTCCTTTCATTCCAAACTGACGATTATGGACGAGCCCACCGCTGCGCTTGGGGTGCAAGAAACCGAGCAGGTGGAGAACATAATCCGTCAGTTGAAAGCGCAGGGTGAACCTTTGATCCTGGTCAGCCATAATATGCGGCAGGTCTTTGATTTGGCCGACCGCATCGTGGTGTTCCGTCGGGGCCGGATTTGCGCCAATCTGGATATCAAAAGTGGCGATTATACCGGTGAGGATGTGGTATCTTATATTACAGGAGCGAAAACAGGCGCCGAATATGAGGGTGCCGCTTGA
- a CDS encoding GH1 family beta-glucosidase codes for MIQRSDFPEGFLFGTATSAYQIEGHAKGGAGLTHWDSFAATPGNVVRAEHGQLACDHYHRFEQDLDLVAAAGFDTYRFSTSWARVMPEGRGPVNQEGLDFYDRLTDAMLERGLKPAATLYHWEMPSALEDQGGWRNRDIAHWFGDFTDVIMGRIGDRMFSVAPINEPWCVGWLSHFEGAHAPGLRDIRATARAMHHVLCAHGTAIARMRSLGMTNLGAVCNFEFANPADDSAESAAAAGRYDAIYNRFFMGGIFHKSYPDLVLEGLEPHLPKGWDSDFDLIGAPVDWCGINYYTRSNIAAKDGAWPNVQAVEGPLEKTQMGWEIYPDGLYEFIMRTHREYTKGLPIYVTENGMANDDPIVSGCITDDARIAYIEAHLQAAMRAIKDGAPLMGYYIWSLLDNYEWALGYEKRFGLVHVDFDTLERRPKKSFETLKGWIER; via the coding sequence TTGATACAGCGCAGCGATTTTCCAGAAGGGTTTCTATTTGGAACGGCCACATCGGCCTACCAAATTGAAGGGCATGCCAAGGGTGGGGCCGGGCTCACCCATTGGGATAGTTTTGCCGCCACCCCTGGAAATGTCGTGCGCGCTGAGCATGGGCAATTGGCCTGTGACCACTATCACCGCTTTGAGCAAGATTTGGACCTTGTGGCTGCGGCGGGGTTTGACACCTATAGATTTTCCACCAGCTGGGCCCGGGTGATGCCCGAGGGCAGGGGGCCGGTCAACCAAGAGGGCTTGGATTTTTATGATCGCCTCACGGATGCGATGTTGGAGCGCGGATTGAAACCCGCGGCCACGTTGTACCATTGGGAAATGCCCTCTGCTCTTGAGGATCAGGGCGGCTGGCGCAATCGTGATATTGCCCATTGGTTTGGCGATTTTACCGATGTCATCATGGGGCGGATTGGCGATCGGATGTTTTCGGTCGCTCCTATCAATGAGCCTTGGTGCGTCGGCTGGTTGTCACATTTTGAAGGGGCACATGCGCCCGGTCTGCGTGATATTCGCGCGACGGCACGCGCAATGCACCACGTGCTTTGCGCCCATGGTACCGCGATTGCCCGGATGCGGTCCTTGGGTATGACGAACCTTGGGGCTGTGTGCAATTTCGAATTTGCCAATCCCGCAGATGATAGCGCAGAGTCCGCCGCGGCTGCAGGGCGCTATGACGCAATTTACAATCGTTTCTTCATGGGCGGTATATTCCACAAGTCCTATCCAGATTTGGTGCTGGAAGGGCTTGAGCCGCATTTGCCCAAGGGTTGGGACAGTGATTTTGATTTGATTGGGGCACCGGTTGATTGGTGCGGCATTAATTATTACACCCGTTCAAATATTGCAGCCAAAGACGGCGCCTGGCCAAATGTGCAAGCGGTTGAAGGGCCTTTGGAGAAAACCCAAATGGGGTGGGAGATTTATCCAGATGGGCTTTATGAGTTCATCATGCGCACCCACCGCGAGTACACCAAGGGCCTACCGATCTATGTCACCGAAAATGGCATGGCCAATGACGATCCGATTGTGTCAGGCTGCATCACCGACGATGCCCGCATTGCCTATATTGAGGCGCATCTGCAAGCGGCCATGCGCGCGATCAAGGACGGCGCGCCTTTGATGGGATATTATATCTGGTCGCTCCTGGACAATTACGAATGGGCCCTGGGTTATGAGAAACGCTTCGGCCTGGTGCATGTGGATTTCGACACCCTGGAGCGCCGACCCAAAAAGAGCTTTGAAACCCTCAAAGGCTGGATTGAGCGGTAG
- a CDS encoding ABC transporter permease: protein MSDTSHGTGGLTFDKTKRSWPSELNVLLALIIIIVIFEILGQVLPYMNDQSFLFDTRDRFDSIFNEARLKIIILQVAIIGIIALGVSQVIITGGIDLSSGPLVAATAMIAMSFGQTELVNGFANPKALFGPWAMDLPVLVPIVIGLFFGALIGAINGTFVAYFKIPPFIATLGMFLICRGIALWWSSGNPISFPTAQFHAIGGGMMPVVWFLSLAVIFHLIMRYTVYGKHTYAIGSNEEAARMSGINVKRHKIMVYMIAAILAAFAGIVLSAKASTAQAGMGEFYELFAIAMAVIGGISLSGGRGSIIGTVLGAMVLGVIRSGFTYIKLDGSYQLMAMGGIIIAAVILDQYRQRNKA from the coding sequence ATGTCAGATACCAGTCACGGCACCGGCGGACTTACATTCGACAAGACAAAGCGATCTTGGCCAAGTGAATTAAACGTCCTGTTGGCATTGATCATTATCATCGTCATTTTTGAGATTTTGGGTCAGGTTCTGCCCTATATGAATGACCAAAGTTTTTTGTTCGACACCCGAGATCGATTTGACTCTATATTCAACGAAGCGCGTCTAAAGATCATCATCTTACAAGTTGCGATTATTGGCATTATTGCCCTGGGTGTCTCGCAGGTGATTATTACCGGAGGTATTGATCTGAGCTCTGGACCCTTAGTGGCTGCAACAGCGATGATTGCGATGAGTTTTGGACAGACCGAATTGGTCAACGGATTTGCCAATCCTAAAGCTCTGTTCGGTCCCTGGGCCATGGATCTTCCGGTGCTTGTCCCGATTGTGATTGGCTTGTTTTTCGGCGCCCTTATCGGCGCGATCAATGGCACCTTCGTGGCCTATTTCAAGATCCCCCCCTTTATCGCAACCTTAGGCATGTTTTTGATCTGCCGGGGCATTGCGCTTTGGTGGTCCTCGGGCAATCCGATTTCTTTCCCAACGGCGCAGTTTCACGCGATCGGTGGCGGCATGATGCCAGTCGTTTGGTTTCTGTCTCTGGCCGTGATTTTTCATCTCATTATGCGCTACACTGTTTATGGCAAACATACCTACGCAATCGGGTCCAATGAAGAGGCCGCGCGGATGTCAGGGATCAATGTAAAGCGCCATAAAATCATGGTTTATATGATTGCGGCTATCCTGGCGGCCTTTGCGGGGATTGTTTTGAGTGCGAAAGCCTCAACCGCGCAGGCGGGTATGGGCGAATTTTATGAACTCTTCGCAATTGCGATGGCGGTGATCGGTGGCATTAGCCTCTCTGGTGGACGTGGATCCATTATTGGAACCGTGCTTGGGGCCATGGTCTTGGGCGTCATTCGCTCTGGCTTTACCTATATCAAATTGGACGGATCCTATCAGTTGATGGCCATGGGCGGCATCATCATCGCCGCGGTGATTTTGGATCAATATCGCCAACGCAACAAAGCTTAG
- a CDS encoding TIM barrel protein, translating into MIKIGNAPCSWGVEFADDPRNPDWRRVLKENAEAGFTGIELGPVGYMPEDPAVLTEALAEYNQELIGGVIFRAFHDPDAWEDVMDGSIRTCKALAAHGATRLVIIDSISPRRAPTAGRADEAEQMDKAEWAAYRDRIAQIAKMGTEDYGLTVGIHAHAAGFMDFEPELERLLDEVDEKILGICFDTGHHSYAGFDPVAFIKKHMSRINYLHFKDIDPKVKADVIANRTGFYDACGQGIFCNLGDGDVDFPAVRQLLLDSAFDGWCTVEQDCDPAGDTSPIDDARLNRAYLQSIGF; encoded by the coding sequence ATGATCAAAATAGGTAATGCGCCCTGCTCATGGGGTGTGGAATTCGCCGATGACCCACGCAATCCCGATTGGCGCCGCGTGCTCAAAGAGAACGCTGAGGCGGGCTTTACCGGCATTGAGCTTGGCCCTGTCGGCTATATGCCCGAAGATCCCGCCGTTTTGACCGAGGCCTTGGCAGAATATAACCAAGAGTTGATCGGCGGCGTGATTTTCCGTGCTTTTCATGATCCGGACGCTTGGGAGGATGTCATGGATGGCTCAATCCGCACCTGCAAAGCGCTTGCGGCCCATGGTGCGACACGGTTGGTCATCATCGACAGCATCTCGCCGCGCCGCGCCCCCACTGCCGGTCGTGCCGATGAGGCTGAACAGATGGATAAGGCCGAATGGGCTGCCTATCGTGACCGGATTGCCCAAATCGCCAAGATGGGCACGGAAGACTACGGTCTGACCGTCGGCATTCACGCCCATGCGGCTGGCTTTATGGATTTCGAACCTGAGCTCGAGCGATTGCTAGATGAGGTCGACGAAAAAATCCTCGGCATTTGTTTTGATACAGGCCACCACTCCTATGCGGGATTTGATCCAGTGGCCTTTATTAAAAAACATATGTCACGCATTAATTATTTGCACTTCAAAGACATTGACCCAAAAGTTAAAGCAGATGTCATCGCCAATCGCACCGGCTTTTATGACGCTTGTGGTCAGGGAATTTTCTGCAATCTGGGGGATGGCGATGTGGATTTTCCAGCGGTACGTCAGCTTTTGCTCGACTCCGCTTTTGATGGGTGGTGCACTGTGGAGCAAGATTGTGATCCCGCCGGTGATACCTCCCCGATCGACGACGCGCGGCTCAATCGCGCTTATTTACAATCTATCGGTTTTTAA
- a CDS encoding ABC transporter ATP-binding protein, which produces MAQVELQGVNKAFGKTEVIRNVGLEIEKGEFVVFVGPSGCGKSTLLRLIAGLETLTSGDICIADKTVTDLPPSKRGIAMVFQSYALYPHMTVYNNMAFSLDLQGVPKKEIRERVEAAAKILQMETLLDRRPAALSGGQRQRVAIGRAIVRNPDVFLFDEPLSNLDAALRHDTRVEIARLHAQLGATTIYVTHDQVEAMTLADKIVVLKAGEVMQVGAPMELFNKPANEFVAGFLGSPTMNFFHGTLTGKSETPEQGRFSGGGIETGDVRLVSTEKSIGDSVKLGIRPQHLIMDDKGPLEGAVSLVERLGTDTIIELMAADNTLFRFATAEAINVTAGDVVRFGFDPEKVHIF; this is translated from the coding sequence ATGGCTCAAGTAGAATTACAGGGTGTGAATAAGGCATTCGGCAAAACGGAAGTCATTCGCAACGTTGGGTTGGAAATTGAAAAAGGCGAATTTGTGGTCTTTGTTGGCCCCTCGGGCTGTGGCAAGTCGACCCTGCTGCGGCTGATCGCCGGGCTTGAGACGCTCACCAGCGGCGATATCTGCATTGCCGATAAGACGGTCACGGATTTGCCGCCGTCGAAACGCGGCATTGCCATGGTGTTCCAATCTTATGCACTCTACCCGCATATGACAGTCTATAATAACATGGCTTTCTCGCTTGATCTGCAAGGTGTGCCCAAAAAAGAGATCCGGGAGCGGGTTGAGGCGGCGGCGAAGATCTTGCAGATGGAGACGTTGCTGGACCGCCGCCCGGCAGCTCTGTCAGGTGGGCAGCGCCAAAGGGTGGCGATTGGTCGGGCGATTGTCCGCAATCCCGATGTGTTTTTGTTTGATGAACCGCTCTCCAATCTCGATGCGGCCCTGCGGCATGACACAAGGGTGGAAATTGCGCGGCTCCATGCGCAACTGGGAGCAACAACCATCTATGTCACCCATGATCAAGTCGAAGCGATGACCCTGGCGGATAAGATTGTCGTGCTCAAAGCAGGTGAGGTGATGCAAGTGGGCGCGCCGATGGAGCTTTTCAATAAGCCAGCCAATGAGTTCGTTGCTGGATTTCTGGGCTCGCCCACAATGAATTTCTTTCACGGCACGTTAACTGGGAAGTCTGAAACACCAGAGCAGGGGCGGTTTTCTGGTGGCGGCATTGAAACGGGTGATGTGCGCTTGGTGTCCACGGAAAAATCCATTGGCGATTCGGTAAAACTCGGCATTCGTCCGCAGCATTTGATTATGGATGACAAAGGCCCACTTGAGGGTGCTGTGTCCTTGGTGGAGCGTCTGGGCACGGACACAATCATCGAGTTAATGGCCGCTGACAACACGCTGTTCCGCTTCGCCACGGCAGAGGCTATAAATGTGACGGCAGGAGATGTTGTGCGTTTTGGCTTTGACCCTGAAAAGGTGCATATCTTTTGA
- a CDS encoding alpha/beta hydrolase, producing the protein MPEVIFPGPEGRLEGRYHPQKSKDAPIAIVLHPHPQFGGTMNNKVVYNLHYAFYNMGFTVLRFNFRGVGRSQGEYDLGVGELSDAASALDYLQSMNTNAKHCWVAGFSFGAWIGMQLLMRRPEITGFISVSPPANMYDFSFLAPCPSSGLMINGLADRVAPPADTVSLVSKLHEQKGITITHEQVEGAGHFFEDPHMDPMIETVQTYVKRRLTENTR; encoded by the coding sequence ATGCCCGAAGTGATATTTCCAGGCCCAGAAGGCCGCCTCGAAGGCCGTTACCACCCGCAAAAATCCAAAGACGCCCCCATCGCCATTGTGTTGCACCCGCATCCGCAATTTGGCGGCACTATGAACAATAAAGTGGTCTATAATCTGCATTATGCATTTTACAACATGGGCTTTACAGTCTTGCGGTTCAACTTCCGGGGTGTCGGTCGATCACAAGGCGAATATGATCTTGGTGTCGGCGAGCTAAGCGATGCGGCCTCTGCATTGGATTATTTGCAGTCGATGAACACCAATGCGAAACATTGCTGGGTCGCCGGGTTCAGCTTTGGCGCCTGGATCGGGATGCAGTTGTTGATGCGCCGCCCAGAAATAACCGGTTTTATCAGCGTAAGCCCGCCGGCCAATATGTATGACTTCAGTTTCCTCGCCCCCTGCCCCTCATCCGGCTTGATGATCAATGGCCTGGCCGATCGCGTCGCCCCGCCGGCCGATACAGTCTCCTTGGTCAGCAAACTGCATGAGCAAAAAGGGATCACCATTACACATGAGCAAGTCGAGGGCGCTGGGCATTTCTTTGAAGATCCCCATATGGACCCAATGATCGAAACAGTGCAGACCTATGTCAAACGCCGGTTGACAGAAAATACGCGGTAA
- a CDS encoding substrate-binding domain-containing protein, with amino-acid sequence MKKLLLATGLTALMGTTAAAQEIGATFSRFDDNWLTVLRTGMVEYAGTIDGLSYQQEDASDDLAKQIDQVRNFVASGVDAIIVNIVDTSAGAAVSAAAGDTPLVYVNREPDNVDVLPATQAFVASNEIESGTLSAFEICKNLRADGKAGGARGYLMNGQLSNQAAVQRSKDVHDVIGMDMCNFMTIIDEQTANWSRDEAQDLMTNWMSSGEPFDFVLANNDEMAIGAIQAMKAAGMDMADVQVGGVDASQDALLAMAAGDYDVTVFQDSVGQGTGSIDTALRLIAGEKVDKKVYIPFVLVTPDNMGDFLDKN; translated from the coding sequence ATGAAAAAACTACTATTGGCGACTGGCCTGACAGCCTTGATGGGCACCACAGCTGCGGCGCAAGAGATTGGCGCGACATTTTCGCGGTTTGATGATAACTGGTTGACTGTTCTGCGCACCGGCATGGTTGAATATGCCGGGACAATCGATGGGTTATCCTACCAGCAAGAAGATGCCTCTGATGATTTGGCCAAGCAAATTGACCAGGTGCGTAACTTCGTGGCCTCTGGTGTAGACGCCATTATTGTCAATATCGTGGACACCTCGGCGGGTGCTGCTGTCTCTGCTGCTGCTGGGGACACGCCGCTGGTTTATGTAAACCGTGAGCCTGACAACGTGGATGTATTGCCTGCGACACAGGCCTTTGTGGCCTCCAATGAGATTGAATCTGGCACATTGTCCGCATTTGAAATCTGTAAAAACCTGCGTGCTGACGGCAAGGCCGGTGGTGCGCGTGGCTATCTGATGAATGGACAACTGTCCAACCAGGCCGCTGTACAGCGTTCGAAAGATGTGCATGACGTGATTGGCATGGATATGTGTAACTTCATGACCATCATTGATGAGCAGACTGCAAATTGGTCTCGCGACGAAGCGCAAGATTTGATGACAAACTGGATGTCTTCGGGCGAACCATTTGACTTTGTTTTGGCCAATAATGATGAAATGGCGATTGGCGCGATTCAGGCAATGAAAGCGGCCGGTATGGACATGGCTGATGTGCAGGTTGGTGGCGTTGATGCCTCACAAGACGCGCTTTTGGCAATGGCTGCTGGCGACTATGATGTCACAGTTTTCCAAGACTCTGTTGGCCAAGGCACAGGGTCCATCGACACAGCTCTGCGCCTGATCGCCGGCGAGAAAGTTGACAAAAAAGTCTACATCCCATTCGTTCTGGTGACACCAGACAATATGGGTGATTTCCTCGACAAAAACTAA
- a CDS encoding LacI family DNA-binding transcriptional regulator: protein MAVTLKDVAEMAGVSRSAVSRTFTEGASVSAKVRQKVMEASQALGYSPNALASSLTTGRTKLIGVISDNFHNPVFLEVFDLVTKGLQDRGLRPLLVNLSDEVDPANSVRMLRQYSVDGVIVASSTLPVSFAEAFNSAGVPVVHCFGRHSENPRVNTLGINNFAAGQLAAETLLARGYAKIAFMGGPKSATSTQDRCDGFMAALQAHSAVIHSISYASAYSFEAGRREMLRLIEAGPAQAYFCGDDVLSIGALSAAQTYGLSVPEDIGFLGLNDMEMAQWSNINLTTIHNPIAEVVAKSVDLVVRILADPSQPPEAVLFPGHIVERGSLRPILS from the coding sequence ATGGCCGTAACTTTAAAAGATGTCGCGGAAATGGCCGGCGTGTCCCGTTCGGCCGTATCGCGCACATTTACAGAAGGCGCCTCTGTCTCTGCGAAGGTTCGTCAAAAGGTGATGGAGGCCTCTCAGGCCCTGGGATACAGCCCCAATGCTTTGGCCTCATCGCTCACCACCGGCCGCACGAAGCTCATTGGGGTGATCTCCGATAATTTTCACAATCCTGTGTTTCTGGAAGTCTTTGACCTGGTGACCAAGGGCTTGCAGGATCGTGGTCTGCGCCCTTTGCTGGTCAACCTGTCTGATGAGGTGGATCCGGCCAATTCTGTCCGTATGCTCAGGCAATATTCGGTCGATGGTGTGATCGTGGCCTCGTCAACCTTGCCCGTGAGCTTTGCCGAGGCCTTTAACAGCGCTGGCGTGCCGGTGGTGCATTGTTTTGGTCGCCACTCTGAAAACCCGCGCGTCAATACGCTTGGCATCAATAATTTTGCCGCCGGGCAGCTGGCTGCTGAAACGCTGTTGGCGCGGGGGTACGCGAAAATTGCCTTCATGGGCGGGCCAAAATCGGCGACATCGACCCAAGATCGCTGTGACGGCTTTATGGCGGCATTGCAGGCGCATAGCGCTGTGATCCATTCTATTTCCTATGCCAGCGCCTATTCCTTTGAGGCAGGGCGCAGGGAGATGCTCCGCTTGATCGAGGCAGGGCCGGCGCAGGCGTATTTTTGCGGCGATGATGTCTTGTCAATTGGAGCGCTTTCGGCGGCGCAAACTTATGGGCTATCGGTGCCAGAGGATATTGGGTTTTTGGGTCTCAATGATATGGAAATGGCGCAATGGTCGAACATTAATCTCACGACGATTCACAATCCCATCGCGGAAGTCGTGGCAAAATCTGTGGATCTTGTGGTGCGCATATTGGCCGATCCCAGTCAACCGCCGGAAGCTGTGCTATTCCCCGGTCATATTGTGGAGCGGGGCAGTTTGCGGCCCATCCTCAGCTAA